A single window of Desulfallas thermosapovorans DSM 6562 DNA harbors:
- a CDS encoding restriction endonuclease subunit S encodes MYLGEIARIRMGLVLSRKKAEIDLEAVAEYPIITLKNIQEDGTFTEDLVESFKSKEIIGNDFFAREGNILVRLSHPNTAVLIEKKQEGLLVPSYFANIEIHNLSVLPGYVAWFLNTGKVKNELLKFQTGTNIPSTNKQILEQIQIPKLDLDKQQKIIKIQQLYREEKHLYQKLMAEKERFYKAIAYSIIKMHEE; translated from the coding sequence ATGTACCTCGGTGAAATTGCTCGAATTAGAATGGGGCTTGTGCTTTCCAGGAAAAAGGCTGAAATAGACTTGGAAGCTGTAGCGGAATATCCAATAATAACCCTTAAAAACATACAGGAAGACGGTACGTTTACAGAGGATCTCGTCGAGAGCTTTAAGAGCAAGGAAATCATTGGCAATGATTTTTTCGCCCGTGAGGGAAATATTCTTGTTCGACTTAGTCATCCCAATACAGCGGTGTTGATAGAAAAGAAACAAGAAGGACTGCTGGTTCCTTCTTATTTTGCCAACATTGAAATTCATAACTTATCAGTACTACCAGGTTATGTTGCGTGGTTCTTGAACACCGGTAAAGTGAAGAATGAATTATTAAAGTTTCAGACAGGAACCAATATCCCAAGCACGAACAAGCAGATTTTGGAACAAATACAGATTCCCAAACTGGATTTAGATAAACAGCAAAAGATTATAAAAATACAACAATTATATAGAGAAGAAAAGCATTTGTATCAAAAACTCATGGCCGAAAAGGAAAGGTTTTATAAGGCGATTGCTTACTCAATCATAAAAATGCACGAAGAGTGA
- a CDS encoding type I restriction-modification system subunit M: MEKTKQDYINSVLWQACDTFRGKIDSSIYKDYVLVMLFVKYLSDTYKERLEEHTKRYNGDQKWIKRAMSRERFILDEFSTFDYIYSERNDPEIGEIINKALEHMENENTGKLRGVFRNIDFNSEAILGKTKERNAMLKTLLEDFAKLDLRPSVLEDEDIIGNSYQYMINMFASDAGKKGGEFFTPPEVSELLARLMKPQENDRIYDPTCGSGSLLIRVVRQVSSRKVAVYGQERNGQTHSLALMNMYLHGIDDAKIEWGDTLANPLHLEDGKLMKFQVIVANPPFSLDKWAMGFAGEGSNNEKYKMEASLDLHGRFAWGVPPASKGDYAFVLHIIYSLAENGRAAVILPHGVLFRGASEGKIRKAIIKHNLLDAVIGLPENLFFGTGIPACVMVFKKNRKRNDIL; this comes from the coding sequence ATGGAAAAAACAAAACAAGATTATATAAATTCGGTTCTTTGGCAGGCTTGCGACACTTTCAGGGGGAAAATTGACTCTAGCATTTACAAGGATTATGTGCTGGTCATGCTGTTTGTGAAATATCTGAGCGATACATACAAAGAGAGGCTTGAGGAACATACTAAGCGGTATAACGGGGATCAGAAATGGATAAAGCGGGCAATGTCCAGGGAACGGTTTATCCTCGATGAATTCTCCACGTTTGACTATATATACAGTGAACGGAACGATCCCGAAATCGGCGAGATTATTAACAAAGCACTGGAACATATGGAAAATGAAAATACGGGGAAATTACGGGGCGTATTCCGCAATATTGACTTCAACTCCGAAGCGATTCTGGGTAAGACGAAAGAACGAAACGCGATGTTAAAGACGCTTCTGGAGGATTTTGCCAAGCTGGATCTGCGGCCCTCGGTGCTTGAGGATGAGGATATTATCGGGAATTCGTATCAATACATGATCAACATGTTTGCCAGTGATGCTGGCAAAAAAGGCGGAGAGTTTTTTACGCCACCAGAAGTATCCGAACTGCTGGCAAGACTGATGAAACCTCAAGAAAATGATCGTATTTATGACCCCACTTGCGGTTCTGGTTCCCTTCTAATCCGGGTGGTAAGACAAGTGTCGAGCCGAAAAGTGGCGGTATACGGCCAGGAACGAAACGGCCAGACTCACTCCCTGGCATTGATGAACATGTATCTGCATGGGATTGATGATGCCAAAATCGAATGGGGCGATACCCTGGCCAATCCGCTTCATTTGGAAGACGGAAAACTGATGAAGTTCCAGGTGATCGTTGCCAATCCCCCGTTCTCGCTTGACAAATGGGCGATGGGCTTCGCAGGGGAAGGGAGTAACAACGAAAAGTATAAAATGGAAGCAAGCCTGGATCTCCATGGTCGATTTGCTTGGGGAGTGCCGCCCGCATCCAAAGGTGATTATGCTTTTGTCCTGCATATTATCTATTCGCTGGCGGAAAACGGGAGAGCAGCGGTGATTCTTCCCCATGGCGTGCTGTTTAGGGGAGCAAGTGAAGGAAAAATACGGAAAGCAATTATTAAACACAATTTACTGGATGCCGTTATCGGGTTGCCTGAAAACTTGTTCTTTGGAACAGGCATTCCCGCTTGCGTGATGGTGTTCAAGAAGAACCGCAAGAGAAACGATATTTTGTAG